In Candidatus Jordarchaeales archaeon, the following are encoded in one genomic region:
- a CDS encoding ATP-binding protein, whose translation MSSLGGRTRAARSGGLVIHVWGEAGSGKTALAARVASTLSEEGFHVIYVSDRLPRSVWGDVERVTFVVASDERVIPELPDTLERLVNPRTRLIVLDTAASLYGHLPRTAKLRLLPLVLLKLKRLAAEKGVSTLLLNDAVQASGGVKPWEQEELEKYADLTVHLAKWDGERIAKGAPLTDYLPWEALETLAAKSGETARGSQTGNTALNARRSRG comes from the coding sequence TTGTCGTCCCTTGGCGGGCGGACTAGGGCTGCTAGGAGTGGGGGGCTTGTGATCCACGTTTGGGGGGAGGCTGGGAGCGGGAAGACCGCTCTCGCGGCTCGGGTAGCTTCAACTCTCTCCGAGGAGGGCTTCCACGTCATATATGTCTCAGATAGGCTTCCCAGGAGTGTTTGGGGGGATGTTGAGCGGGTGACCTTTGTAGTGGCTTCCGATGAGCGCGTTATTCCGGAGCTCCCAGACACGCTGGAGAGGCTTGTGAATCCGAGAACGAGGCTGATAGTCTTGGACACTGCTGCCTCGCTTTACGGGCATTTGCCGAGAACCGCGAAACTGAGGCTTCTCCCGCTGGTCCTCCTGAAGCTTAAAAGGCTCGCAGCTGAGAAGGGGGTCTCAACCTTACTGCTAAACGACGCAGTGCAGGCGAGCGGTGGGGTGAAGCCGTGGGAGCAGGAAGAACTAGAGAAGTACGCGGACTTAACAGTTCACCTGGCGAAGTGGGACGGCGAGCGGATAGCTAAAGGCGCCCCGCTTACAGACTACCTCCCATGGGAGGCGCTAGAAACACTGGCCGCGAAAAGCGGTGAAACAGCGAGAGGAAGCCAAACCGGAAACACGGCACTAAACGCTAGGCGAAGCCGCGGGTAA
- a CDS encoding transcription initiation factor IIB: MTTQCPNCGSTNIIRDYVRGETTCSECGLVIDNTMIDTGPEWRAFTPEEKRDRARTGSPLTLRMPDRGLSTTISKSDRDAYGRKISPRRRAQIYRIRKWQVRTRVTNSEDRNLAQAMPELNRIASQIGVPREIRETAAYIYRRALENGLVRGRSIDSMVAAAVYLACREHKVPRPLDEIEHTAKVNRKELAHCIRLILRGLQLKTPRPDPADFIPRFAEELNLSTKTRIKALEILQKAKAKGLTSGKDPTGLAAAILYIAGILTGERRAQREIAEVARCTEVTIRNRYKQIVKELGLNISV; encoded by the coding sequence ATGACCACCCAATGCCCAAACTGCGGCAGCACAAACATCATAAGAGACTATGTCAGGGGCGAAACCACATGCAGCGAGTGCGGACTAGTCATAGACAACACAATGATAGACACAGGGCCAGAATGGAGAGCATTCACGCCAGAAGAAAAAAGAGACAGAGCGAGAACAGGGTCACCACTAACACTAAGAATGCCAGACAGAGGACTAAGCACAACAATATCAAAATCAGATAGAGACGCGTATGGGCGCAAAATCTCGCCAAGAAGAAGAGCCCAAATATACAGGATAAGAAAATGGCAGGTGCGAACGCGCGTCACGAACTCGGAGGACAGGAATCTCGCACAAGCCATGCCCGAACTCAACAGAATCGCAAGCCAAATTGGAGTGCCAAGAGAGATCAGAGAAACAGCCGCATACATATACAGAAGGGCGCTCGAGAACGGACTGGTAAGAGGAAGATCGATCGACAGCATGGTAGCCGCCGCAGTGTACCTAGCCTGCAGAGAGCACAAGGTCCCACGACCCCTAGACGAAATCGAGCACACAGCAAAAGTAAACCGAAAAGAGCTAGCACACTGCATCAGACTAATCCTAAGAGGGCTTCAACTCAAGACACCCCGACCAGACCCAGCAGACTTCATCCCAAGATTCGCAGAAGAACTCAACCTCTCAACAAAAACTAGAATAAAAGCGCTAGAAATACTGCAAAAAGCAAAAGCCAAAGGATTAACAAGCGGCAAAGACCCAACCGGACTAGCAGCCGCCATACTGTACATCGCCGGCATACTAACAGGAGAAAGAAGAGCCCAAAGGGAAATCGCAGAAGTAGCAAGATGCACCGAAGTCACCATCAGGAATAGATATAAACAAATAGTGAAGGAACTTGGATTAAACATCTCTGTCTGA
- a CDS encoding SCP2 sterol-binding domain-containing protein, with translation MEELEQLLKKIEEIAAKNEDIQAEIEGWDRILQFNIEGAQPFYVQTKNGKLTIHQGTHQNPDLTFEASKETILAILKGELDATSAYMSGDLKITGPLPDAVKFRTILEIARDEL, from the coding sequence ATGGAAGAACTAGAGCAACTCCTCAAAAAAATAGAAGAAATCGCAGCAAAAAACGAAGACATACAGGCAGAGATAGAAGGATGGGACAGAATACTCCAGTTCAACATAGAAGGAGCCCAACCATTCTACGTCCAAACAAAAAACGGAAAACTAACAATACACCAGGGCACACACCAAAACCCCGACCTCACATTCGAAGCAAGCAAAGAAACAATACTAGCAATACTAAAAGGAGAACTAGACGCAACATCAGCCTACATGAGCGGAGACCTAAAAATAACAGGACCCCTACCAGACGCAGTAAAATTCAGAACAATACTCGAAATAGCCCGAGACGAGCTCTGA